The genomic stretch GAAAATAAACACAGTATGGAAGAGTTGAATGTATATGGTCTACTACCATATACTTTTTAGACCCTATACTATTTGTGTGGGTGGTTCAAATGTGTACATTCAacgaaacaacaggtgctggagaggatgtggagaaataggaacacttttacactgttggtgggactgtaagctagttcaaccattgtggaagtcagcatggcgattcctcagggatctagaactagaaataccatttgaaccagccatcccattactgggtatatacccaaaggagtataaatcatgctgctataaagacacatgcacacgtatgtttattgtggcactattcacaacagcaaagacttggaaccaacccaaatgtccaacaaggatagactggattaagaaaatgtggcacatatacaccatggaatactatgcagccataaaaaatgatgagttcatgtcctttgtggggacatggatgaagccagaaaccatcattctcagcaaactatcgcaaggacaaaaaaccaaacacctcatgttctcactcataggtgggaattgaacaatgagaacccttggacacaggaaggggaacatcacaccccagggcctgttgtggggtggggagacgggcaagggatagcattaggagatatacctaatgtaaatgacgatttatgggtgcagcacaccagcatgacacatgtatacatatgtaacaaacatgcacgttgtgcacatgtaccctagaacttaaaatataataataaaaaaagaaaagaaaaaaagaaaaaatatatatatggtagtagaaaagaatgagataagtCTAACTTTTGTATTCTCTGTTGACTCAGCTCATGGACACCATGAGCCTAAAAAGGCTTTATATTCAATGAATTCTGTTAGGTTGCTGCTGTATTATCAGTAAACAATAATAACCAGATCTTTCATTAGGGCAGAATTTCAGAATCATGAATGTTTACAATGTTTTCAATGCCCCAAGAGGTGGAGATACTTCATATTTCTTTAAAGATTCCAGAAAATTTCAAGTGCATAGATAAGGAACAATTTTGGGGTGGCATGATCGTTAATATTAGGTGTTACGTTGACTGGAATGAGGAATACCTAGATAGCTGGTATAGTATTGTTCCTGTGTGTGTCTGgaagggtgttgccagaggagattgacatttgtgtcagtggactgggaggggaagacccaccctcaatgtggaTGGGCACCATCCATttggctgccagcatggctagaacaaagcaggagaAGACGGTGGGATAAGCTGGCTTGCTGAGacttctctcttttcatttttctcccttgCTAAACGCCTCCTtctgctcctcctgcccttggacatcagactacAGGTTCTTCGGCCACTTGACTGTTGgccttacaccagtggtttgctggTGGCTCTTGGGCCTTCTGCCACAGACCAAAGTCTGtgctgttggcttccctactttgaAGGCTTTGGGAATCAGACTGAGCCACTGTTCTCAGGACATTTTTAAATCCTGCAAATAAACGGATGGATTCCAAGAAATACTCCACCCATCCAAGTTCATACTgcgttaaaaaaataaaatgctaactaCATGCAATTCTTCTAATACAAAGCTCTATATATTTATACCTAACATATCCTTGTCCTGAAAGATCACCCTGTCTGCCTATATTAAACTTGCCAAATtgtatttgacttttttcttcccCAGCTTGCAAGCAGCCTATCAGGGGACTTTGCCTTGTGATTCTGTGAGCCATTTCTTCCTagtaaactccctttcatatatatatatatcctattagttctatccctctGGAGATCCCTAATACAGGATTATTGTGTTAAGTGGGGCTGATTGCCAGCCAGAAATAATATCAGGGAGAATGCACATACATGGACACATAAAATCTTATTATTTGAATTTCAGCTATATCACTAATTATTTGTAATACCCTAAAAAACTTTAGAAaacttttaagagaaaaagatgaaaatgaattcCTGCAGGTTTGGAATCAGACATGAACCAGTTTGTGCCAATGTTCTAGGTGTTGGGGATGCAGGACCAAATACAACCCTTCAGGTCTTTCAGGGAGCTTATATGTAAATTTGAGCTGCTTATATAGGAATGTGACTCTCAAGGTTGCAAATCTTCCACTTGAATATATATCTTCTCCTGGAAGAAGTGAGTTAATAGCCTCACTCTGGGACTAAGGGTAGAAGCAGTGAACAAAAAACTTGTCATCTATGGAAAATAATTTCTCCTGCATAGCATAGTTGATTTTATTAACCTGCTTTGGACAACCTcaccctctttttttcttcatttatgtattcagtaaatgtttattgagcaaatGCATTGTGCTAAGCACTACAGCAGGAACTGGAAATGTATGcattttttcttaatctaataTGAACAAAAATCTGCTTATGGACAATATAATCAGATAATTGTTAATAGAACTTATCATAAGATGCTATTGAAATgccaaaaaagaaatgtttaaatgtcTGAATATTGAGGAGATGGGGTAGGTAGTGGTAGTAAGAGAAGACATCACAAAGGTTATAATAAACTATTTTcgaagaaaatgttaaattctatTTGCAAATTTAATATCTAGAGAGAGGATGATCTTTCAGGACAGGGGTATATTAGGTGTAAATAAATAGAGCTTTGTATCAGAAGAATTGCGTgttgttagctttttttttttttttaatggagtatGAACTTGGATGGTGGATTATTTCCTGAAACCCAGCCATTCATTTGCCAGGTTTTAAAAATGTCCTGAAAACAGCTAAcctaaaaatattagcaaaagaaaaaggaggtgtcttttgtttttcattcttatttaaaattcaaattgaaaGTTGATTTTCTAGgttatatttagatattttaaggtaatggagagagagagggcttaTCATCTCAGCACATTGGCATGCAACTTGGGtttgtactttttaaagtaattacagggaaatgtgtgtatttatagTTGACTTTGACTTTCTTACAATTATTTAATAAGGCAGGCTCGCTATATTACTCTCATGATCTAAGAGCCTGTAATCTCTCTGGAGTCTAATTATCTCCCGATAACCTTGCCCCTTGACGACATTTGTATTACTATtataaaacatgtttattttgGGAAAAGACATATATTTTGTGGTGTAATAGCATTAAACTGTCAGACCTGAGTGTTAACAGCAATTTGCCCTAAGAGCTTTCAGAAAAGATTAGCTCAGGCATTATATGTGGCTTATCAGACAATCTAAGGGGctcaaaagacatttttattacaactgcttttttcttggaaaataaaGTCTTGCAGCTCTAGAACTTGGCTTTAATATCTTCAAACAGGGCTATTTACACTTTTACCTGTTAAAACTTTTACTGAAGGTTGCAGGCAATTAGGAGGAAACGCAAAAGAAATGTAACTGGCATAAAAAAGGAATTGAGGTCATGTCAAGAATAATGATGCTGAAATTTAAGCATATAGTGCTAGAATCAGAAACCTTTTGTTTCAAGTCCAAGTTCTGTCCTTATTACCAGAGttagtttataaaaattattatttaatttctcttagcCTTCGTTTTCTCagatgtaaaatggggattacaATGAGGGGATTGGTAACAATATTCAACTTACATTATTATACGAGGAATTAAAGTAAGtattagttaaaatattttaagggtgATAACAACCCATTAagaaacagatatatatatatattttttgttgttgttgttgtttgtttgtttgttttcttttcttttcttttgtttgagacggagtctcgctctgtcgccagactggagtgtagtggcgcaatatcggctcactgcaatctccgcctcccgggttcaagtgactctcctgcctcagtctcccgagtatctagaattacaggcacatgccaccacacccagctaatttttgtatttttagtagacatggggtttcatcatgttggccaggatggtcttgatctgacctcatgatccacctgcctcagccttccaaagtgctggtattacagacatgagccaccaggcccagccagctTCTGCTAATCATCATTATCCATTCATTACCAACAAATAGGTATTGTTCTTCAGCTTTGTGCTACTCGCAGCTATAAAGTAGTTATGAAAGGGTAACCCAAAGTTGTTTCCTGCCATCACAAAGCTAAAATACATATGTTTGTCTTTGATTATTATTCTAAAACATTTCATCTTTGAATATTCAATAGAAATTGCCCTCCCTGTCTGTCATCTGGGttgaaataggaaaaacaacCACTGAACCCCGAGTTTGGGGATGCCCATCACAGTAGATTACAGCCAGAGTCCCTCACACCGAGCCTGCTCTAAATGTGAAGAAGGAAGGTCAATGTACTGGGCACTGCACAagtgatttcaaaatatgtcctatgggccaggcacagtgttccagcactttgggaggccaaggcaggaggatcacttgagcccaggagttcaagaccagcctgtgcaacctGAGGAGACcccatgtctccaaaaataaaaagctaacctgttgtggtggtgcgtgcctgtagtcccagctacttgggaggctgaggcaggagaatcgctggagctcaggaagctgaggctgcagtaagccttgatcaggccactgcacttcagcctgagtagAGTCACACACTGTCTCAAAAGTATATTATTACTATGTTTGGAACACCTTTGAAGCAGATATTCATTAAATTTTACTCAAGCACCTATTTGTGCCAGCTACTCTGAAGATAAAGCAGTCAATATGAAACCACATTGTACTTGaaggagataaaaataaatagtaacaaaaataagtaaaatatttatttagcaagcAAGATAGTGGTGAGTccagtagagaaaaataaagtgagaaagaTGGATAGAGTTTGCAAGGGCAGGTGTTGTCTTTGAAAATGATCAAGAAAAGCCTCAATAAGCAGAGATGCTAATGATGCAGAGGCTTCAATAAGCAGAGGAGAAGGGATGTCTTAATCGAAGCAACTGATGctaagaaagattgtttcatttattatataattgtgtatTTACTTTTGCCCTCTCTGTAATTCAAAATTGATTTTAGGTGGCTTAAAAAAAGTCACAGAAGATAAAAAGGGACCAAGAAATTGCAAGCAAAGGGCAACAATGTagagaagtaaaataaacaaagatTCAGATTCATATACAAAATTTGCTTTCCAATAAGAGAATTaaactcaaaattttatttttgagcatTCTACTAGCCTTTGCAAAGAGAAACTAGCCAATGGCAATATTGAAATAaatcccttatacaaaaatgcCACTGATAATTCAGGAGGGCCCGCAGTATTGCTGGTATTGACACCAGAGAGGAAAATGTAAACAAGGCACTCGCCAATATCACTACAGTAGATACATCAGTGATGGCCTCACATCATTTATTATAGCGTTCCTACAATGTAAACAAAAAGCCAAAGGCCAAAGTCCAATTCCATTAATAGTGTTCCCCCAAAGCAAAATCAACACAATCCAGTTACTTAATTCTCTGAGGACCTGGATGAAATTCAACATAGATTTTAGGTTATCTCAAAAATTGTTAAAGaaatttccttcaaaaaatatcattttagtCAACTAAGAGAAACTTTACATTGTCCCAATTATGCTACTATTCTAAGAATGCAATGATATGACTTTATAAAATCAAGGAACTTAACAAAGAAGTTTTCTAAAGAATTGACTGCTGCATTAAGACAGTGAGGTGAATCAACTTACAAAATACTACTCTACGTCTAGGGCATGGAAGAGTCAGGGTTTAAATCTTGGTAAATCTGACTTTTACCTTCACTTCCCAATTGAAAATACATCTTATgcttaaatgattaattttatcatATAAGTGGTAGATACACAGGAATAAAAACAACATTCAATATAATACAATAAAGataagtgaaataatatgtgtaaataatacattaataataataaatagaaatagataaattttaaaaaataataattctacatCAAATTTGCATGTTACCAGTCAATAAgagtttttgttccttttttttctttttttctggaggtAAATGAAATAATTGTAAACCCATTTAAAATACTTCAGGTATGAGACTGGCCAATAGAAGTATGAATGAAAAAAGTTGTGAGGGAGCTTATGCTAAATAAGAGAACTTATCCTAAAGCTATTTTAATCAATTGGTACGGAAAGGGCAAATACATCAGTAGAAAAGAAGACAATCTAAGGGCAGATTGGAATATATACGTGAACTTCACAAAGACCAATTACTGACATTTCAATTCAATGAGGAAATAATgacatatttaataaatagtgctagaATGCTGAATTATCTGTctaggattgaaaaaaaaaaaaggaaaagtcccTATTTCACACCATACGCAATACCTACAAATGAGTTAGCAACTTCTTAAGtgatataaagaagtttcagaaatccTGCTGATTCTACTGGAAAGTTTCATTGCCCTGCTATATATCTGACCGAATAAGGTGAGAAACtagaaagagatcatgtcctttcaACAAtgtctgtgatatggtttggctctgtgtcccccacccaaatctcatcttgaattgtaataatccccacatgtcaaagcAGGACCAGTTGGAGATAATCAAATCATGGGCGCTCTTTCccacatactgttctcatgataagtgagtgagttcttacaagatctaatagttttacaaggggcttcccccttctctTGCTCTCAATTCTCTcacctgccatcatgtaagacatgcctattttgccttccaccataatcgtaaattttctgaggcctccctagccatgtgaaactgtgagtcaattaaacctcttttctttataaattacctagtctcaggtacttcttcatagcagcatgaaaatggactaatacaggaaatcagtactgcagagagtggggcactgctgtaaagatagccaaaaatgtgaaagtgactttggaaatgggtaacaagcagagcttgtaacagtttggagggctcagaagaagacgggcaaatgtaggaaagtttgcaacttcctagagacttagagggctcagaagacaggaagatatggaaaagtctggaacttcctagagacctgttgaatggttttgactgaaatgctgatagtgatatggacaatgaattcCATGCTGAGGTTTTCTCAGATGGCAATAAAGAACTTGTTGGGGTCTGgaataaaggtcactcttgctatgcaaagagactggcaccattttgtccctgccctagagatttgtggaattttgaatctgagagagatgatttagggtatctggaggaagaaatttctaagtggcaaagtcttcaagaggaagcagagcataaaaatttggaaaatttgcagactgacaatgagatagaaaataaaaactcatcttctgaggagaaattcaagccagctgcagaaatttgcataagtaatgaggagccaaatgttaatcaccaagaaatgtggaaaatgtctccagggcatgtcagagaccttcatggaagCCCCATCCATCACAGATCTGAaggcctagaagggaaaaatggttttgtctaccaggcccagggcccccctactctatgcagccttgggacatggtgccctgcatctcagCCATGGGTAAAAGGGGTCAAGGTACAGTTCAgtccattgcttcagagggtgcaagccccaagccttggcagtttccacatggtgttgggcctgcgggTAGGTAtacagaagacaagaattgaggtttgggaatctctgccTAGAATTTAGAGGCTGTATGGAAACATCCTCTAGGCAGAAGTCTAGTGtaggggtagagccctcatgaagaacctctgctagtgcagtgtggaagggaaatgtggggtcagagctccCATATAGAGTCCCcctctggggcactgcctagtggagctgtgagaagaggaccaccatcctccagaccccaaaagGGTAGACCCACTGAccgcttgcaccatgtgcctggaaaagccacagacattcaacaccagcccatgaaagcaactGGGAGGGAGACTAtacctgaaaagccacaggggtaTAGCTGCCCAAAGCTGTGGGAGCACActttttgcatcagtgtgacctggatgtgagacatggagtcaagggaGATCATTTTGGACCTTTAAGATTGTGGACTTTAAgattttagagctttaagatttttgacccactggattttggacttgcatgtcTCTGGTTGTGGGTTTTCTTCGGTGCATAGTTATTTTATCTATTACATCTCATTAAGTGGAGGTTTCTCTCACAGGAATCACATTTTTTCCCGGTTTCTGGAGACATTCTTAAGAAGTGCTTATACATTTGTCTGTGAAAAGTCTCTACAGGAATTTCTATTTTTAGGCCAGTTTTAGATTAGTTTTCAGGCGTGAATTTTCACACTGCATGAATGATTTGGAGTTCCACATACATGAGGTTTTGCTGGATGCTGTGATTTCTCCTGGGAATGAGGGGTATGGCTTACTAACAGGCCAGAACCCAAGGCTGGTAACTGGAGATTTTTGGATTCTAATGAGGAAAGAAATCACATTCTCCTAGATTTTAGGTGTATATAAAGATTTCATGTGAAACTCCCTACCTACCCGAGGCTGAGTCCTCAACACTCTGGCTTGCTTCAAATGAAAATTGAGTAAGGAATATCCAAAGTTGACAGTTAGCCAGTACACAGTACTTGTTATAATATTCCTATACCTTTAGCCATCCCAGTCATCTCAGCCCTTCACTGGGAAATAGATTCCCAGACTCTTCTAGAAAATATACTGACTTTCCAAGACTTGGCTCCCATAGTAAGACTGGCACCCAGTTTGGTGCTATACCAGTTGTTAGATATTAGCAATCTTACTTCTGATCCTAATCAACCACAACTCTCCACGAATattatgatttatattcctcttccattttgactatcatttctttttgtttctagccTCTAATCTCCATTCTGTCTTCAAAATTCCATGACTACCTTTAGATCCTTTATAATAGACATACTGTGTTCACTTCAGATGTGGCATCCATACTCAGCACTGCAAATCAAGCTTAAAAACTCTAGTCAAAATACACGTTTCCTTTTATTTGTGGCCAGATATAAATAACATCACACTTTGATAAAGcaatctgaatattttaaaatctcattttccaaaaacaagaaaattatgtTAGTTTAGCAACTTATACTATCACATCTTAAATGGTTGGTGGTGATTCGGAAGTTTTATCAAAATCAAATTGAAATAATGTTTGTGGAAAGCCTGTTCAATTCACTTTATCACTCATAATAAAAATGCATGACCTTCTTGCTATATATTCTCATTCTACTTTAATAGTTATAGGAAAGATTAATCATACAGTTATTTCTAtcctttattttctaataattttaaatcattaaaaagtaCCTTAATTATATCACAATGTAGGCAATAATGATGTGTAGTTTACTATCACTAAGGCCCCTGGATTCTCTTGCTGTTAAAGCTTAGTTTACTATTTTGGAGATTCCTGAGTTCTCTCACTTTCTGTaggtaaagtgaaaaaaaaatgggggCAAGTTTTGATTTCCTGCGACTTTCCTTATAACTCCTGACCCTCCATTATGTtgctgaaataatataaaatcttaACTTTTCACTTTGGATACATTTGCAGGAAAAGCTTTTGCTTAGATAGGACTGGAATTTAGATATAGGCTGAGGGCAGTGAGAAgccactgaagggttttaagtgGAGAAGTGAtttgatttatagttttaaatattactCTGTTAGTAGAATAAATTAGATATTACAAAGGGAAAATACTCAGCAAAGGAAGACTACTTTGGTTGTAGGAATCTTATCATGAGATGATGGCGACTCCTCTAAAATGGGGTAATGGGAATGGATTCTAAGGATTTAGGAGTACAGTTAGCAGTACCTAGTGATTGGATATTGGTAGCTAAGGACAGGCGGGGGTCAAGGACAGTTTCTGGATTGGCCCCCAAGATAGACAGTAACACCAGTTACTAAGTGGGTTGAGACCAGAAGAGATGACACTGGTCATTATGACTGGTCGTATTGCTGGGAGCAGGTTTTGCAGAAGGAATGATGCACAAGTTATTAGCACTTGTGCTAACAGCTTATCACaagttaacatttattttgatcagaaataaatatttttaaggttattttcttgtaattgtgtgtatgtctgtgtgttttaattttaatatatgattACAGGACTTTGTAATTCCTGTAATCCTATATTTTGGCAATAACAATTGCTTTAACCCTTATCTACATAATAGAAACAAATTACAAAGTTGaatgacttaaaaaataatttggaaacatACACCTTTTAAAACTACATAATAACAAGAATAATCTCAAACCAGAGTTAGCTGCCCTCACATGAGTCTGATACTACTGGATACCTTTTGGAAAGTTATAGTCACAATTAAGAAAAATCAGGTTTTTTTGAACACCTAATACCCTGGTACtactctagatatttcatatgcATTTCATCACTAATCCTCAGAAAAACATGGTAAGTCAGAAAAAAGTATgccaattttacaaataagaaaaccgAGATTCCAAGAGTTTAAGTAACTGACTCAAGGCCATATGATTTGTATGTAGCTACACTAGGATTTGAACTGAGGTTATGAGGACTCCAAAACCAAAACGTGTCCTCTTTCAATTACATCCAACTGCCTATAAATTAGGTATCAAACCTACTTACCTCTGAgcacatttcacttttttttcatgTCATCATAAATTGATTTTCAGGCGATATGATAATCTATTAACACTCGGCATACTCTGAACTTACAGAATAAGTACCACGCCATACTTCCTCATTAATGACTTCCATTTTACATGAGCTTCTTCCACAATCACAATGAGAGAACAGATTGCTACATGTTTGCTGGTAAATACATTCAGTAAGGCACTCAAATCCTAGACACGAACTAACCACAGAATGCTCTTCCCTGCTTTAATAAattgaaacaggatctcatttccttcattttcaatACTTTTTATAGAAAGACACGCTTGTCTTGAACATAGGTTCATATAAACTAATCCATTATCATTATAGTTTTAATCAAGGAAATGATTTCACATTGACGGTTTTTTAGGTAGGGATAAGCAAAAGCACTGCAGTAGTTTCTGAGGGAATGTCTTCCCTGTGGTTGCCCATTCTTAGTACAATGCGTGGAATGTAGTAGGGACTAAATACAGTAACCAAATGGGCAAACCTTTAATTCCCAGGGATCTGCTACATATTGCCTTGACTGGTAGATCATTTCtccagaagaaaggaagaaaccaaaagacaaaaacaatctTTTTAAACCTCACAggattttcttagaaaaaagttttaatttatatatctaGTGCAATtctctttgtaaaatatatttcataaaaaatccaaagcaaaagccctgtcattcatttatttcaaaagacaAATCATTTCAGTACTTCTTCCTTGAAATGCCTGCAATTTCTTCCTCTGGCCTCAGAGATGGGCATTGGCTCCATGCTTTACAATGTCAGGATAAAAATCCAGGAAGGAGAAATCTTGTAATGGATAGCTGTTTTCATCTAACACAAAAAGGCTCTGAATCTTCAATACACAAGGTTCTGCGCTGACTGCCAACAAGGAGTGGAACAGGTCTGCCACGACCATCCCACAGGTGATCTCTGAGGAAGGAACTATCACTCTGTTGAGGCAGTCGGCAGAAATGTTGAGAAGAATCTTCTCTATCAGCTTTGATTCTACACGGATGCAAACATCATGTCTTCCATCAATGACAGTCATTAACACTGGCCTCTTCTCTGCACTAGCTTCATTCTAATCCACTCTCCAACGCGCAGCTAAACTCACTTCTGATGAACGGAATTTGGTGGAAGTGATGCCACATGTCTTCTGAGTCTTTTTTCCTTTGAAGTTGAGGGTACCAGGCTGCTCCAGGACCCCATAATACAAGCACATAATGTTGATCTTGGGCCTGTTCCACTGTTAACATAActtttttctgcttctgtcttctaTAACTGTATACTGCCTCTGTCAGTATAGTGAAATCAACAACTCTTAGTACTGCATGGACTAATACATCAGGTTGAAGGTGCTCCAATTCTACAAAGTCTATACTGTTCACCCTCTGAGGCTGCCTCAGAGGAAGATTTCTGAGGTAGGAATGTTTTGAGGACACATATGCCAGTAAGTCTTGAAGTACAACGTCACTAACTACACTGGAATATTCTTCAGGCTGAATAGATGAATAACTCCCAAGATTTAATAACTGACTGCTAAATGTTGATTGTAGTACTGTCTCGCCAACCCATTGGTCCTCATGAATAACAACATCTGTGAGTAAAATTATGTCTCCAAGAAGCACTGTAAATGCCCAAAATGCTGCAGTCCTCCACAGAAAACCTTCTTCTTAGTTTCTGATTGATCAATTACTGTAACTGTTGCTAAAGGCACTTTAGAGCCAGAATTTGGTCCAAATTTTACGTTTATTTCCTTCGCATGGCATGGAGATAGCACCATGACTAAACAATTATACTTCTGGCTTTTAAAATCACAGTTTTTTATTAATGATGTTTTTTTAATACCCTTAAATTCAGACACATTCCTCCGATCCATTTCTACAGCAGAATCTCCTCCATTAGAAATCAACTTCATTTTCTTAGCTACTTGAAGGACTCTAGATAGAGCTTCAGACTGGCCCACTTTATCTTC from Symphalangus syndactylus isolate Jambi chromosome 16, NHGRI_mSymSyn1-v2.1_pri, whole genome shotgun sequence encodes the following:
- the LOC129464433 gene encoding LOW QUALITY PROTEIN: shieldin complex subunit 2-like (The sequence of the model RefSeq protein was modified relative to this genomic sequence to represent the inferred CDS: inserted 4 bases in 3 codons; substituted 1 base at 1 genomic stop codon), with translation MSGGSQVHIFWGAPVAPLKMTVSQDTASLMSVADPWKKIQLLYSQHSLYLKDEKQHKNLENYEVPESIGPPDLSGHFLANCMNGHVHVKDDFVHSVSETQNIESQKIHSSRLSDITSSNMQICGFKSTVPHLTKEEKYQKLLSENKIIDEQPKHQSDICGQNFNASLFQLGHKCAAMLDLVCSAEQINIGPEVVQRECVPTGYHEIQNQCLGLFSSNAVDKSRSEAAVRKVSDLKISTDTEFLSIITSSQVAFLAQKKDKGRSPINKGNVNMEAEPKASYGEIRIPEENSIQLDGFTEAYESGQNQAYSLELFSLVCPKTENSRIHINSDKGLEEHTGSQELFSSEDELPPNEIRIELCSSGIXCSQLNTFHKSAIKRSCTSEDKVGQSEALSRVLQVAKKMKLISNGGDSAVEMDRRNVSEFKGIKKTSLIKNCDFKSQKYNCLVMVLSPCHAKEINVKFGPNSGSKVPLATVTVIDQSETKKKXFLWRTAAFWAFTVLLGDIILLTDVVIHEDQWVGETVLQSTFSSQLLNLGSYSSIQPEEYSSVVSDVVLQDLLAYVSSKHSYLRNLPLRQPQRVNSIDFVELEHLQPDVLVHAVLRVVDFTILTEAVYSYRRQKQKKVMLTVEQAQDQHYVLVLWGPGAAWYPQLQRKKDSEDMWHHFHQIPFIRSEFSCALEXVDXNEASAEKRPVLMTVIDGRHDVCIRVESKLIEKILLNISADCLNRVIVPSSEITCGMVVADLFHSLLAVSAEPCVLKIQSLFVLDENSYPLQDFSFLDFYPDIVKHGANAHL